In one window of Musa acuminata AAA Group cultivar baxijiao chromosome BXJ3-2, Cavendish_Baxijiao_AAA, whole genome shotgun sequence DNA:
- the LOC103973330 gene encoding phosphoserine phosphatase, chloroplastic isoform X1, whose product MAGLVSAHVNPVCQSYNICRSPLVRSTFLQIPEMAIKHPVAVMKHLKPLSVVASSLQPPKSISIAQFSNTIPSEEVLNFWRSVDAVCFDVDSTVCLDEGIDELADFCGAGKAVAEWTTKAMSGSVPFEEALAARLSLFNPSLSQVKDFLEKRPPRISPGIAELTKKLMAQNIDVYLISGGFRQMINPVALQLGIPLENIFANQLLFGSSGEFVGFDSKEPTSRSGGKATAVQQIRKVHDYKALVMIGDGATDLEAKKPGGADLFICFAGVQMREAVAAKADWLVFNFEELLTSMS is encoded by the exons ATGGCTGGGTTGGTTAGTGCACATGTCAATCCTGTTTGCCAATCCTACAATATCTGCCGGTCTCCTCTTGTCCGATCTACCTTTTTGCAGATACCAGAAATGGCAATTAAACATCCTGTAGCTGTCATGAAACATCTTAAGCCTCTCTCTGTTGTGGCCTCATCGCTGCAACCCCCGAAGAGCATTTCTATTGCTCAGTTTAGCAACACTATACCTTCTGAAG AGGTGCTCAACTTCTGGCGCAGTGTTGATGCTGTGTGCTTTGATGTGGATAGCACTGTTTGTCTGGATGAGGGTATTGATGAACTTGCTGACTTCTGTGGTGCTGGCAAAGCTGTTGCAGAGTGGACAACAAA GGCTATGAGTGGATCTGTACCGTTTGAGGAAGCTTTAGCTGCTAGACTTTCTTTATTTAATCCTTCACTGTCACAGGTTAAGGATTTTTTAGAGAAGAGACCTCCCAG GATTTCTCCTGGCATTGCTGAACTTACCAAAAAGCTGATGGCTCAAAACATCGACGTGTACCTTATATCTGGTGGCTTCCGTCAAATGATTAAT CCTGTGGCTTTGCAGCTTGGAATCCCTCTTGAGAACATCTTTGCAAATCAATTACTATTTGGGAGTTCTGGTGAGTTTGTTGGATTTGATAGCAAAGAACCTACTTCAAGAAGTGGTGGAAAAGCAACAGCTGTACAACAGATAAGAAAG GTCCATGATTACAAGGCATTGGTTATGATCGGAGATGGTGCAACAGATCTTGAG GCAAAGAAACCAGGTGGTGCCGACTTATTTATATGCTTCGCCGGGGTTCAGAtgcgagaagcagttgcagcaaaAGCTGATTGGCTTGTCTTTAACTTTGAAGAATTATTGACCTCCATGTCATAG
- the LOC103973330 gene encoding phosphoserine phosphatase, chloroplastic isoform X2, whose product MAGLIPEMAIKHPVAVMKHLKPLSVVASSLQPPKSISIAQFSNTIPSEEVLNFWRSVDAVCFDVDSTVCLDEGIDELADFCGAGKAVAEWTTKAMSGSVPFEEALAARLSLFNPSLSQVKDFLEKRPPRISPGIAELTKKLMAQNIDVYLISGGFRQMINPVALQLGIPLENIFANQLLFGSSGEFVGFDSKEPTSRSGGKATAVQQIRKVHDYKALVMIGDGATDLEAKKPGGADLFICFAGVQMREAVAAKADWLVFNFEELLTSMS is encoded by the exons ATGGCTGGGTTG ATACCAGAAATGGCAATTAAACATCCTGTAGCTGTCATGAAACATCTTAAGCCTCTCTCTGTTGTGGCCTCATCGCTGCAACCCCCGAAGAGCATTTCTATTGCTCAGTTTAGCAACACTATACCTTCTGAAG AGGTGCTCAACTTCTGGCGCAGTGTTGATGCTGTGTGCTTTGATGTGGATAGCACTGTTTGTCTGGATGAGGGTATTGATGAACTTGCTGACTTCTGTGGTGCTGGCAAAGCTGTTGCAGAGTGGACAACAAA GGCTATGAGTGGATCTGTACCGTTTGAGGAAGCTTTAGCTGCTAGACTTTCTTTATTTAATCCTTCACTGTCACAGGTTAAGGATTTTTTAGAGAAGAGACCTCCCAG GATTTCTCCTGGCATTGCTGAACTTACCAAAAAGCTGATGGCTCAAAACATCGACGTGTACCTTATATCTGGTGGCTTCCGTCAAATGATTAAT CCTGTGGCTTTGCAGCTTGGAATCCCTCTTGAGAACATCTTTGCAAATCAATTACTATTTGGGAGTTCTGGTGAGTTTGTTGGATTTGATAGCAAAGAACCTACTTCAAGAAGTGGTGGAAAAGCAACAGCTGTACAACAGATAAGAAAG GTCCATGATTACAAGGCATTGGTTATGATCGGAGATGGTGCAACAGATCTTGAG GCAAAGAAACCAGGTGGTGCCGACTTATTTATATGCTTCGCCGGGGTTCAGAtgcgagaagcagttgcagcaaaAGCTGATTGGCTTGTCTTTAACTTTGAAGAATTATTGACCTCCATGTCATAG
- the LOC135631791 gene encoding uncharacterized protein LOC135631791, whose protein sequence is MSRPSMTPQKRAQPDSQSQPPALPENERILYELIKSRKNMGIWTADMKKETGLQNIVVTKALKSLQNKNLIKDVVNVHNKARKIFMAVEFEPSKEVSGGSWYSEGSLDTEFINILRKMCLKHIEELKVATIEDIWKSISASGVLKVACTMQQVLEIVRALALDKEIEELKSTGVGEFSTVQTGKVCYRSLRGREAPRVGHLSSIPCGVCPRISECTPDGVISPKTCVYYNKWLKLEF, encoded by the coding sequence ATGAGCCGCCCATCGATGACACCGCAAAAGAGGGCACAACCTGACTCACAAAGTCAACCTCCTGCTCTACCTGAAAATGAGCGGATTCTCTATGAATTGATCAAAAGCAGAAAGAACATGGGGATTTGGACAGCTGACATGAAAAAAGAAACAGGTCTTCAGAATATTGTTGTTACTAAGGCTCTCAAATCACTCCAGAACAAGAACCTCATAAAAGATGTTGTTAATGTTCACAATAAGGCAAGAAAAATTTTCATGGCTGTAGAGTTTGAACCATCAAAGGAAGTATCTGGTGGTTCATGGTATTCAGAAGGAAGCCTTGATACGGAGTTCATTAATATTTTGAGGAAGATGTGCTTGAAGCACATTGAAGAGCTCAAGGTTGCGACCATCGAAGATATCTGGAAATCCATTTCAGCCTCAGGAGTACTGAAGGTGGCATGTACCATGCAGCAGGTACTGGAGATTGTGCGTGCATTGGCTTTGGACAAGGAGATTGAGGAATTGAAGAGCACTGGAGTAGGTGAGTTCTCTACGGTTCAAACCGGAAAGGTGTGCTACAGGAGTTTGAGAGGTAGAGAAGCTCCCAGAGTTGGTCACTTATCGTCGATTCCTTGTGGAGTGTGTCCGCGGATAAGCGAGTGCACGCCTGATGGTGTTATATCACCAAAGACCTGTGTGTATTACAACAAATGGCTCAAACTGGAGTTCTAG